The sequence CGTGGGCTTGTCGTTGATGTAGAAGTTGCCCGCGGCCTGTTCCAGGCGGTCCATCGCCTGACGAATGACCGCGCGGTCGCGTGCAAAAATGGCCCCCGTGAGTGCATACGGCGACGTCTCGTCCACAAGATCAAGCGTTCCCGCAAAATCGTCGTCCGGGTACACGTAGACGGTCGTCACCGGACCGAAGATTTCTTCTTCCATCGTGGCGTAGTGCGGATCGTGCGCCTGAATGACGGTGGGTTCGATGAAGTAGCCGTCACTGTCGTCGTACGCGCCGCCCATGATAATCTCGGCATCGTCGCTGGCCGCCGCCGCATCGATGTACGCCGTGATCTCGTCGAACGCGCGCTGATCAATCACGGCGTTCACGAAGTTCGTGAAGTCCTCTGGCGGCCCGGTGGTGATGGTGTCGAGCTGCGCGGCCACCTCCGCACGAATCTCCGGCCAGATGGACGCCGGCATGTACAGCCGCGACGAGGCGGAGCACTTTTGGCCCTGGTATTCAAAGCTGCCCCGCACGATGGCCGTGGCCACCGCATCCACATCGGCGCTTGCATGCGCCACGATGAAGTCCTTGCCGCCCGTCTCGCCCACAATGGTGGGATAGGTGCGATAGGTGGGAAGGCGCTCCCCGATGGACGACCAGAGGTGGTTGAACGTCCCGGCCGACCCCGTAAAGTGAAGCCCCGCGAAGTGCTCCGACGCCAGGGCCGGATCGCCCACATCGGCCCCGTTTTCGGCCGGCAAAAAGTTAATTACACCGTCCGGCAGGCCCGCTTCCTCCAGCAACTTGTAGAGAAAGTACGCCGCGTAGGTTGCCCGCTCCGAGGGCTTCCACAACACCGTGTTGCCCATCAGCGCGGGGGCCGTGGGCAAGTTGCCCTGGATGGAGGTGAAGTTGAACGGCGTAACCGCCAGCACGAAGCCCTCCAGCGGGCGATACTGCATCTGGTTCCACGCTGCGCCGGGGCTGTTGGGCTGCTCGGCGTAGAGCTGCTCGGCATAGTGCACGTTGAAGCGGAAAAAGTCGATCAGCTCGCACGCCGCGTCTATCTCGGCCTGATGCGCGTTTTTGCTTTGGCCCAGCATGGTGGCCGCGTTGAGCGTGTCGCGCCACGGACCCGCAAGCAGGTCGGCCGCGCGCAAAAAGATCGCAGCCCGGTCGGCAAAATCCATCGCCGCCCACTCGCCTTTCGCGGCTTGGGCCGCGTCAATGGCCTGCGCTACCTCATCGGCACCGGCGTGGTGAAATTCGCCCAGCACGTGGCTATGCTCATGCGGCACCACCATCTCGGTCGTGGCCCCGGTAAACACCGCCTCGCCGCCAATGATGGCCGGCACGTCCACGCGTTGGCCGCGCAGTTCGCGGAGGCGCTGCTGTAAGGCGGCGCGCGCATCGCTACCGGGCGCATAGGCGCGCACCGGTTCGTTGGAGGGGGGCGGCGTGCTGGGGCGGGCGTTGGTCATAACAGGGTGGAAGGATAGAAATGAGAACGGATGACGAAACCATTACCGATGTACTTTGGCTGGAAGCGCTTGTTCGTCGAATACTGTGCACAGCCCCCCAAGGCAATCGCATCAATTTCAACGTCCCGCGCTCACATCGTTCGCTCGCAATGGCACGAATGGTTGGCTGAAGGCTTAAACGTCGATGGTTCAAATGAGCGTTTGGGTGGAATTGCGCATCTGCACGCTCAACGCACAAAAAAAGCAGTATCCTCCTTGTCATCGCGAGGAATGAACGCACGTGAATGACGCGGGGGCCGAAGGTCATGCCACTGGTGGGGCCGGAGGTCATACCCGTGGTACGATCTTCATGTACGAAGACATACGCACGACTGCGGATCTTGGCCCTTCCAAGAGGTACAGGGCCGCTGCATCAAAATTGCTTATTCGTGCTGGCGCCGTTCAGGAGTGATTTGCAAAACGACGACAGCATGCCTCAGAAGCAGGAGCCGCCTTCGGAGCGCTCAGGGCGGATTCACGATTGCTCATGCAATTGCCCTGCACAGCCCCCGATTGGAACGGCACCCTTGGAAGCGGTTTCATAAGAACGCCTTTACAGTATGCCCCGTAGTTCCGATGCTGTAGGTGCACCGATGGCATAACCGCACACTTGTCAGACGCCCCACAGGCGGAGGGATTTCTTGCATGGCCGACACCTCATCCACAGATTCGAACAACCGCGCCCCCACAGCGCACGACGTGCACACCGATCAAGACGAATTTCGCACCCTTGAGCATTTCATCCTGGATCAGCAGGATCGCTTTGCCCATTCCACGGGCGCGTTCTCGCGGCTGCTGCGCGACATTAGCCTTGCCGCAAAGATCGTAAACCGCGATATGCGCAAGGCGGGGTTGCTCGACATCTACGGCGACACCGGAAAGAAAAACGTGCAGGGCGAGGTACAGCAAAAGATGGATGCCCTGGCCCACCGCGAGTTTGTACAGGCGCTGCGGCGCGGGGGCGAGTGCTGCCTGATTGGATCGGAGGAGCACGCCGAGGCCATTCCGCTTACCACGCGCGACCCGGCGGGCGACGAGCCGGGCGACTACATCGTCCTCATGGATCCGCTGGATGGGTCTTCCAACATCGACGTTAACGTCTCCGTGGGCACTATCTTCAGCATCTACCGGCTCCCGCGCCAAACGAGCCCCTCGGACGTAAGCGTAGACGCGGCCCTGCAGCCGGGCACCGAGCAGGTGGCGGCGGGCTACGTGGTGTATGGCTCTTCGACCATGCTGGTGTACACCACGGGCAACGGCGTGAACGGCTTTACACTCGATCCCTCCATCGGCGAGTTTTTGCTGTCGCACCCCAACATCAAAACCCCCAAACGCGGACGCATCTTCTCCATCAACGCGGGCTACTACCATTCCTTTGAGGAGGGCCTGCGCCAGTACCTCGACTGGCTGCAAGAGCACGATCCGCAAACCGGCCGCCCCGCCAAGACGCGCTACATCGGCTCGTTCGTTTCCGACTTCCACCGGAATCTGATGAAGGGCGGCATCTACATGTACCCAGCCACCAAGGGCAGCCCCGACGGTAAGCTCCGACTCATGTACGAGGCCAACCCGATGGCCATGATTGTGGAGCAGGCCGGCGGCAAGGCGTCGGATGGGCGCCAGCGCATCTTGGAGAAAACGCCCGAGGCGCTGCACGAGCGCACGCCCCTTTTCATTGGCAGCGCCAACATGGTGGAACGGGCGCAAGCGTTTGTGCAGGGCAGCCCCGATGCCATCGAGCGGCCCGACCTGGGCGCTGCTTAGGCGCTGGTCGCCGCCCTTCGCGGATCGTTCCCGGCAGGGCCGCGGCTACGCACGCCTGGGCCTCTACCTATTCGGTCGTG comes from Salisaeta longa DSM 21114 and encodes:
- the fbp gene encoding class 1 fructose-bisphosphatase — protein: MADTSSTDSNNRAPTAHDVHTDQDEFRTLEHFILDQQDRFAHSTGAFSRLLRDISLAAKIVNRDMRKAGLLDIYGDTGKKNVQGEVQQKMDALAHREFVQALRRGGECCLIGSEEHAEAIPLTTRDPAGDEPGDYIVLMDPLDGSSNIDVNVSVGTIFSIYRLPRQTSPSDVSVDAALQPGTEQVAAGYVVYGSSTMLVYTTGNGVNGFTLDPSIGEFLLSHPNIKTPKRGRIFSINAGYYHSFEEGLRQYLDWLQEHDPQTGRPAKTRYIGSFVSDFHRNLMKGGIYMYPATKGSPDGKLRLMYEANPMAMIVEQAGGKASDGRQRILEKTPEALHERTPLFIGSANMVERAQAFVQGSPDAIERPDLGAA
- the pruA gene encoding L-glutamate gamma-semialdehyde dehydrogenase; translation: MTNARPSTPPPSNEPVRAYAPGSDARAALQQRLRELRGQRVDVPAIIGGEAVFTGATTEMVVPHEHSHVLGEFHHAGADEVAQAIDAAQAAKGEWAAMDFADRAAIFLRAADLLAGPWRDTLNAATMLGQSKNAHQAEIDAACELIDFFRFNVHYAEQLYAEQPNSPGAAWNQMQYRPLEGFVLAVTPFNFTSIQGNLPTAPALMGNTVLWKPSERATYAAYFLYKLLEEAGLPDGVINFLPAENGADVGDPALASEHFAGLHFTGSAGTFNHLWSSIGERLPTYRTYPTIVGETGGKDFIVAHASADVDAVATAIVRGSFEYQGQKCSASSRLYMPASIWPEIRAEVAAQLDTITTGPPEDFTNFVNAVIDQRAFDEITAYIDAAAASDDAEIIMGGAYDDSDGYFIEPTVIQAHDPHYATMEEEIFGPVTTVYVYPDDDFAGTLDLVDETSPYALTGAIFARDRAVIRQAMDRLEQAAGNFYINDKPTGAVVGQQPFGGARRSGTNDKAGSWLNLVRWVSPRAIKETFTPATHYSYPWNAPDAA